One genomic segment of Gaiellales bacterium includes these proteins:
- a CDS encoding cupin domain-containing protein, producing the protein MSVRAQGTGWQVAEVNDVPPVKPDWPPTWKSIRHHFGITAFGINAVTKDAGQVLIPEHNERESGQQEIYFVHAGEVVATLGDERVTVPAGGLIGVEPDVTRKIESTASPTTLLCVGGTPGAAYEVGGWEQ; encoded by the coding sequence ATGAGCGTGCGTGCGCAGGGCACCGGCTGGCAGGTCGCCGAGGTGAACGACGTCCCGCCGGTGAAGCCGGACTGGCCGCCGACGTGGAAGTCGATCCGGCACCACTTCGGCATCACGGCGTTCGGCATCAACGCCGTCACGAAGGACGCGGGCCAGGTGCTGATCCCGGAGCACAACGAGCGTGAGTCCGGCCAGCAGGAGATCTACTTCGTCCACGCCGGCGAGGTGGTGGCGACGCTCGGCGACGAGCGCGTGACCGTGCCGGCCGGCGGCCTGATCGGCGTCGAGCCCGACGTCACCCGCAAGATCGAGTCGACCGCGTCGCCGACCACGCTGTTGTGTGTCGGCGGTACGCCGGGAGCCGCGTACGAGGTGGGCGGCTGGGAGCAGTAG